Sequence from the Bryobacteraceae bacterium genome:
AGGCGGGCATCGGCGGCGCGTTCGATATGGAAGTCGGCGGGAAGACCGACAACATGCACGGCAAGCCGGTGCGTGTTCGTGGGCGTGTGAAGTCCCTGCACGACGGCAACTACGTGGAGCCGGCCGTGCGCCACGGCGGCGGGCGCTATTGGTCTATGGGTCTCACCGCCGTGATCCATGCCGAGGGCTCGACGCCGGACATGCCGAACATCGTGGTGCTGACGGCGGAGCGCTCGAGCCCGAACAGCTTGAATCAGCTCATCTCTGTGGGCGTGTATCCGGAACGGATGAAGATCCTCGTGGCGAAAGGCACCATCGCGCCGCGCGCCGCCTATGAGCCGGTGGCGGCGGAGATCGTCCCGGTGGACACGCCGGGGGCGACGGCGGTGAATCCGGCGCGCTTCACGTTCCATCGCGTGCGTGGGGATCTGTTCGGCTTGAAATAGCCGGCCCGCGTCAGGGCGGCGGCGGCGCTGCGATCGCGGTTTCGCGGATCAGCCGGTAGTCCTCGGCCAACAGGTCAAAGTCGATCTCGGCGTCAAAAACCTCGTTGGTGAGATTCACCGGTCCCTCGCGCCGGGTCTTGTTGCTATCGAGGTCGAACGAGCGGACGTATAGGACGCGCCGCTCGGTATCTGCCGGGAACAGGTGGAGGATCGCCTCCTCCTGCGCCGCCAGCGAATTCCGTGACGCCGACAAGGCCTGAAGATCGCCGCTCACGAAACAGCGCATCTCGTGGAACCCCACGGGCCCGCCGTCGACCCGCATGCCGTACTCGAGGCCGACCGGCCGCGGTTCGCCCAGCGCGGTTTCGACGAGGTCCAGAAGCTGCTGCACACGGCTTGGACGCTGGTTCTCGTACATCTGTTGCGCCCCGCTCCGGACTCGTTCGATCAACCCGCCCGATCGCCGGACGTACTCGCCTCCCCAGGACAGGCCCCAGGGAGCGCCGTCGACGGTGAAATCCGGGCTGAGAGTGATGCGGTAGGCGCCGTCGCCGGGCGCCGGCGACAACGGGAGGGCCTGCGCATAGGGACCGAAGGTCGACAGCGGCTGAAACTGGATTTGGGTATTCGGGAACGCCATGGTCGCGGTTCCGGTGAATGCGAGCGGCTGTCCCGGCGGGGTTGAGTTCGCGGGTGTCCATGCGTATCCGCAAGTGCCGAACGGCGCGGGTCCGCGATACGTTCGCGAATCGAGCCGCTGGCCTGAGAAAGTCGCGAAGACGCCGTTGCTCCGGGTGGCGCCGTCGAAGACGGTGGCTTCAGTGAAGCGCGTTGTCACCAGCGACAGCGGCGATCGCTCGAGAGTGGCCACTTCGCCGCTCTCCAACCCGTGGCGGTCGCCGCATGGGCGGCCGTCAATCGAAATCGGGAACGTCGTCAGCCCGACGCCGGATCCCTGATCGCCGGCGCTGGTGGGACGCCGCCGCGCGCCGAAGGGAACGCCGCATCCGCCCGCGCCAAGCTCCGGCACGGTGATGACGATCTGATCGCCTCCCGGGAATCCGCCGGAGCCCAGGTAGAATATGCTCGAATCGGGGAGAGTCACGCCGCCAAGCGAGAGTTCGAGACCTGCGAGATTCGGGCGTTTGTCAAAAGTGACGGGCCTGTCGTCGCCCGGCGCGGCGCCCCAACCGGTGCCCCACACGATCACGACGTCACCCGGCTTGGCGGGCTGCTCCGGCGTGATCAGGCTGAAGTCGGGCCTGGTCAGGATGCCGCGCCCGTCGGCGCCCTCGAAAACGGCCGGTTGGAACGCGGGAATGTGGACCGGAAAAGGAGCGCTCATCCGGCCGTTGAAGCCGACCCGCAGCA
This genomic interval carries:
- a CDS encoding carboxypeptidase regulatory-like domain-containing protein — its product is MYSRILLLLSAAAITAPASAGVISGKVIDSTGATLTGAAVLLEGSTTATFTDDSGVFRLSNVAPGTYRVVISLTGFETVRRENIVVRDDRPADMVVLLPMDFSVEEIVVGSVTSAASNRAPYLPQSGIAPGSVFVGYGSNVGPDALMSAPVIPLKPMLDSFTVTVEANSRQYDCFPIYTSRNQFAAVMNSAVPPGTGMLRVGFNGRMSAPFPVHIPAFQPAVFEGADGRGILTRPDFSLITPEQPAKPGDVVIVWGTGWGAAPGDDRPVTFDKRPNLAGLELSLGGVTLPDSSIFYLGSGGFPGGDQIVITVPELGAGGCGVPFGARRRPTSAGDQGSGVGLTTFPISIDGRPCGDRHGLESGEVATLERSPLSLVTTRFTEATVFDGATRSNGVFATFSGQRLDSRTYRGPAPFGTCGYAWTPANSTPPGQPLAFTGTATMAFPNTQIQFQPLSTFGPYAQALPLSPAPGDGAYRITLSPDFTVDGAPWGLSWGGEYVRRSGGLIERVRSGAQQMYENQRPSRVQQLLDLVETALGEPRPVGLEYGMRVDGGPVGFHEMRCFVSGDLQALSASRNSLAAQEEAILHLFPADTERRVLYVRSFDLDSNKTRREGPVNLTNEVFDAEIDFDLLAEDYRLIRETAIAAPPPP